One Myotis daubentonii chromosome 3, mMyoDau2.1, whole genome shotgun sequence genomic window carries:
- the PIGV gene encoding GPI mannosyltransferase 2 isoform X3 — protein MWPLDPSRKEVLRFAVSCRVLTLVLQALFNAIIPDHHAEAFSPPRLAPSGSVDQLVEGLLGGLSHWDAEHFLFIAEHGYLYEHNFAFFPGFPLALLVGTELLRPLRGLLSLRSCLLISVASLNSLFSILAAVALHDLGCLVLHCPRQAFYGALLFCLSPANVFLAAGYSEALFALLTFAAMGQLERGRSWTGGLLFALAAGVRSNGLVSIGFLVHSQCRGFLSSLRVLNPPRQLLKLMGSVFLSVLTLGLPFALFQYYAYTQFCLPGSARSVPKPLVQLAVDKGYRIAEGNEPPWCSWELPLIYSYIQDVYWNVGFLRYYELKQVPNFLLAAPVAILVTWGTWTYVTTHPWLCLTLGMRRNKSDETLEKPDPGFLSPRVFVYLVHAAALLLFGSLCMHVQVLTRFLGSSTPVVYWFPAYLLQHQEPLLRSLETVPWKPLAEDSLPGQKVPRNSIMGLLYNWKTCSRVTRCILGYFLTYWLLGLLLHCNFLPWT, from the exons GCTCTCTTCAATGCCATCATCCCGGATCACCATGCAGAAGCCTTCTCTCCTCCTCGCCTTGCCCCCTCGGGCTCTGTGGACCAGCTCGTGGAAGGTCTTCTGGGTGGCCTGTCTCACTGGGATGCTGAACACTTTCTGTTCATTGCTGAGCATGGCTACCTGTATGAGCACAACTTCGCCTTCTTCCCTGGTTTCCCCCTGGCCCTGTTGGTGGGGACTGAATTGCTGAGACCCCTGCGGGGGTTACTGAGCCTACGGAGTTGCCTGTTAATCTCAGTAGCATCGCTCAATTCCTTGTTCTCTATCCTGGCTGCAGTTGCACTTCACGACCTGGGCTGTCTGGTTTTGCACTGTCCCCGCCAGGCCTTTTACGGAGCACTGCTtttctgcctcagccctgccaatGTCTTCCTGGCTGCTGGTTACTCAGAAGCTTTGTTTGCCCTCCTGACATTCGCCGCCATGGGGCAGCTGGAAAGGGGCCGAAGCTGGACTGGTGGGCTCCTCTTTGCCCTTGCTGCTGGTGTACGCTCCAACGGGCTGGTCAGCATTGGCTTCCTTGTGCACTCTCAGTGCCGaggctttctctcttctctccggGTGCTGAATCCTCCGAGACAGCTCTTGAAGCTGATGGGCTCTGTGTTCCTGTCTGTGCTCACGCTTGGTCTTCCCTTTGCCCTCTTTCAGTATTATGCCTACACCCAGTTCTGTCTGCCGGGCTCAGCCCGCTCCGTCCCTAAGCCCTTGGTGCAGTTAGCTGTGGACAAGGGCTACCGGATTGCAGAGGGAAATGAACCACCTTGGTGCTCCTGGGAACTTCCGCTAATATACAGCTATATCCAGGATGTCTACTGGAATGTTGGCTTTTTGAGATACTATGAGCTTAAGCAGGTGCCCAATTTTCTGCTGGCTGCACCAGTGGCTATACTGGTTACCTGGGGAACGTGGACATATGTGACCACCCACCCGTGGCTCTGCCTTACACTTGGGATGCGAAGGAACAAGAGCGATGAGACTCTAGAGAAGCCTGATCCTGGATTCCTCAGTCCTCGGGTGTTTGTGTACCTGGTTCACGCTGCAGCGCTGCTGCTATTTGGCAGTTTGTGCATGCACGTTCAG GTTCTCACCAGGTTTTTGGGTTCCTCCACTCCTGTTGTGTACTGGTTTCCAGCTTACTTGCTTCAGCATCAAGAGCCACTGCTGAGATCTCTAGAGACTGTGCCTTGGAAGCCTCTTGCAGAAGACTCCCTACCAGGACAAAAGGTCCCCAGAAACTCTATCATGGGACTTTTGTACAACTGGAAAACCTGTTCTCGAGTCACACGATGCATTCTAGGCTACTTCCTGACTTACTGGCTCCTGGGACTCCTCCTGCATTGCAACTTCCTGCCTTGGACATGA